The nucleotide sequence TTCGCTCCGCACCGGCGCTCGCCGGCGCGCACGTCCGGGTGGTCGAGGTCCGGCCCGGCCGCAACCAGCCCGACCTGGCGCCCACCGAGATCGTCCAGGTGTGGTTCCCGGTGACCGACGCCCGGGCGGGTGTGGTCCTGGGCGCCCAGTTCGCCTGCGAGATCGAGTTCTGGTCGCGGGTGGGCGACGTGGTCCGCGCCCCCCGGCACAACGCCGTGGTCGACGAGGCGCCGGCCTGGGCCGAACCGGTGCGCGTGGCGGCGGCGCTGCTCAGCCACTTCATTCCCGAGGCGGACGACCACACGTACCGCACCCGTCGGGACCTGACCGTGCGCGCGCCGGACCGGGTGGGCTTCCCCATCGATGCCGTGTTCACCTGGGTGGACGGCTCGGATCCCGAGTGGCTGCGCCGGAAGATGAGCGCCCTGGCCCTGCCCGAGGCCCGGCACGGGGTCGCGGCCAACTCCTCCCGGTACCACAACCGCGACGAGCTGCGGTACGCGATGCGGTCCCTGCACAGCTTCGCGCCCTGGCTGCGGAAGATCTTCCTGGTCACCGACAGCCAGCTGCCGAGCTGGCTCGACCCGACGCACCCCATGGTCACCGTGGTCAGCCACGCCGAACTCTTCGCCGACCTCGGCGTCCGGTCGTCGTTCAACTCGCACGCCATCGAGTCCCGGCTGCACCGGATTCCGGGGCTCGCCGAGCACTTCCTCTACTTCAACGACGACGTCTTCCTGGGCCGGCCGCTGCTGCCGACCCACTTCTTCCACGCCAACGGGATCGCCAAGTTCTTCCTCTCCCCGGCCCAGTTCGGGCTGGGCGACGCGCGGCCGAGCGACCCGCCGGTGAACGCGGCCGGCAAGAACAACCGCCGGCACATCCAGCGGCAGTTCGGTGTGACCATCACGCAGAAGATGAAGCACACGCCGTTCGCGCTCCGGCGCAGCATCATGTACCAGATCGAGCAGGTGTTGAAGGCGGAGGTGACCGAGACCGCCGGACACCTGTTCCGCCACCAGGGCGACCTGTCGATCCCGTCGTCGCTGCACCAGTACTGGGCCTACCTCACCGGCCAGGCGGTGCCGGGTGAGATCGAGTACGAGTACGCGGACCTCGGCCACCCGTCGACACCCGCCCGCCTCGCCGAGCTGCTGGCGCGCCGGCACCGTGACGTGTTCTGCCTCAACGACACGGACTCCGACCCGGGGGCCTTCGCGGAGCAGGAGCGCATGCTGGCCGACTTCCTGCCGCGCTACCTGCCCTTCCCGGCGCCGTTCGAGTTGACCGACGACGTGGTCGCCGAGCGCCGCACGGTCGGGGCTTCGGTGCTGTGGCGGCGGGCGCGCGGCGTCGACCGGCCCCGCAACCAGGTGGACGCGGCGACGACGCCCTCGCTGCGGGTCGGCGTGCAGGCGGACGGGGCGGCGGCACCCACCCTGCGGGTCGGCCCCCGGCTGGACGCGCCTACCCTGCCCTCGGTCCGCATCGCGGCCGCCCGGGTCACCGACGACGAGGGCGGTCCAGAACGCGGGACCGGAACCGCTGCCACGTTAGGAGAGGCGTCCGATGCCTGATCGCCCGGACTGGGCCGGACCGTTGCTCGCGCTGCGCCGTCGCGCCGCCCGCCTCCCGCGCGACGTCATGAGGCGGCCGGAGCGCGCCGGCGCCCCCCGGTCGATGGCGATCATGGCGCACCAGGACGACGACCTCTACTTCCTCAACCCCCTGCTGGTGAGCCAGCTGCGCAGCAGCGAGGAACACCTGACGGTCTGCCTGACGGCGGGTGAGGCGGACGGCCGTAACGTGCCGGGCGGCACCCGGGAACAGGACGCCGGCCCGGTGAACTTCGAGGCCTTCGCGGCCGCCCGCTACAACGGGCTGCGCTGCGCGTACGCGGACATGGTGCTGGGGGACCGGGACGCCAAGTGGCGCCGCGAGGTGACCGTGCTGGCCGGTGGCGCCGAGGCGGACGTGTCGATCCTGGTCGACGCTCCGCACGTCCGGCTGGTGTCGCTCAACCTGTGGTGCACGCCTCCGGCCGACGCCGTCCCCGGCGCCGGGCCGCTGCACCACCTGTGGACCGGGCAGGCGGAGTCGAACCCGACGATGATCCCGCTCGGCTCGCCGGTGTCCGGCGTGCACAGCTACACCCGGGAGAGCCTGATCGAGTCGCTCGTGCTGCTCCTGGACCGTTTCGCGCCGACCCTGCTCTGGACCATGGACCCGGACCCGGACCTGCAGGTGCACGACGGGGCCAACCCGCGGTACGCGGACTCGGGAGACCACTCGGATCACATCTCCCACACGGCCACCGGTCTGTTCACGCACGAGGCGATCACCCGGTGGTTCGCCGGCGGAGGTGGCGCGCGCACCTCGGTCGAGGCCTTCCGCGGCTACTACGTGCGGCGCTGGCCGTCCAACCTGAGCCCCGAGGGGCGCGCCCGCAAGCAGCGCTACAAGGACGTCTACGGCTGGGCCGACCGCCGCCCGAGCGGCGACCCGGCCGGCCTCGGCGACCGGAAGGTCGGCGGGGACCTGATCGGCGGGGGCAACGCCTCCGGCACCACGCTGCGCTACCCCGGCTCGCGGTCCTGGGCCGGCGCCGGGGCCGGCGGCAGGCTCTCGGCCTTCGCCGTACGTGGCGGACAGGTCGTGCAGTGGCAGGAGAGCCGCCCCGGCGAGTTCGCCGCGAGCCGGAAGGTGCCGGGGCGCCGGCTGCTGCCGCACGTGGACGCCGTGCCGACCGAGGACGGGGGCTGGCGCCTCTTCGCCGTGCGGCAGGGCCTGACCGCCGACCCCGACCGGCACGTGCGGGACCTCTGGACCGTCGTGCTGCCGGCCTCCGGGGACTACCGGGACGTCAAGTGGGAGTCGCTGGGCAACCCGAACGCGCACAGCGGCCGGACGAAGGTGCGGAACATCGGAATGCCGCAGGCCGTCCGGCTACCCGGCGACCGCCTTCTGGTGCTGGTCAGAAACGCCGGCAAGGGGCTGAGCGGGCGGCTGTACGACGGCTCGTCCTGGACGCCCTGGCGCGATCTCGACGGTGGGGGCACCCAGGACGGCCTGACCGCGACCGTGCTGGACGACGGGTCGGTCGAGGTGCTCGCGGCGGGACGGGCCGGCATCGCCCGCTGGCTGGTCTCCATCCCGGAACTCACCGCCGTGTTCTCGGTGGTGCCCACCGAGGCGCCCGCCGGCCCACCCACGGTGGTACGGCTCCCCGACGGCTCCCGGATGCTGTTCTGCCGGTGCCGCGACTCCGCCTCCATCGTGTCGTTCCGCACCGGCGACGACGGCCGGAACTGGGACCCGTCGACCCTCGTCGACCTCGGCGGCCACGGCGGGCCCGGCCCGATCGCCGCCCGGTTCGTGCCGGGCGCCGGCGCGGTGCTCGTCGCGGTCCGCGACGACGAGTCGGCGACGAGCGTGACCTGGGTGGGGCTCGACGGCCGGGCGCGCGGCCCCTGGCTGCGGGAACCCACCCCGATCGCCGGCAGTCACGCCCTGTCGATCGACTCCTCCGGGCTGCCGCTGGTGCTGGCGGTCTCCGCCGGCGGCGGACTGCTCCGGCTCCGGCTGAAGCACTCGGCCCCGTCGGTCACGTCGATGAAGGAAGTACCGTGAGCTCCACGCCCCCGGCCCTTGAGCCGCTGCAGGACCCGTCCGTCGCCCCGGGCGGGACCGATG is from Micromonospora terminaliae and encodes:
- a CDS encoding stealth family protein, producing MIALKLYRTLPPGMRRRLVNMLPQQRRLSLVRTLTLPAGGDTVHPLGSRVTVGDGGARTEAEVVAAATPLEMWHRNLTAVTAALAAAGIDHHCLRNDDYLRSSVAVLKDRRAEVLRLVRSAPALAGAHVRVVEVRPGRNQPDLAPTEIVQVWFPVTDARAGVVLGAQFACEIEFWSRVGDVVRAPRHNAVVDEAPAWAEPVRVAAALLSHFIPEADDHTYRTRRDLTVRAPDRVGFPIDAVFTWVDGSDPEWLRRKMSALALPEARHGVAANSSRYHNRDELRYAMRSLHSFAPWLRKIFLVTDSQLPSWLDPTHPMVTVVSHAELFADLGVRSSFNSHAIESRLHRIPGLAEHFLYFNDDVFLGRPLLPTHFFHANGIAKFFLSPAQFGLGDARPSDPPVNAAGKNNRRHIQRQFGVTITQKMKHTPFALRRSIMYQIEQVLKAEVTETAGHLFRHQGDLSIPSSLHQYWAYLTGQAVPGEIEYEYADLGHPSTPARLAELLARRHRDVFCLNDTDSDPGAFAEQERMLADFLPRYLPFPAPFELTDDVVAERRTVGASVLWRRARGVDRPRNQVDAATTPSLRVGVQADGAAAPTLRVGPRLDAPTLPSVRIAAARVTDDEGGPERGTGTAATLGEASDA
- a CDS encoding PIG-L family deacetylase, with protein sequence MPDRPDWAGPLLALRRRAARLPRDVMRRPERAGAPRSMAIMAHQDDDLYFLNPLLVSQLRSSEEHLTVCLTAGEADGRNVPGGTREQDAGPVNFEAFAAARYNGLRCAYADMVLGDRDAKWRREVTVLAGGAEADVSILVDAPHVRLVSLNLWCTPPADAVPGAGPLHHLWTGQAESNPTMIPLGSPVSGVHSYTRESLIESLVLLLDRFAPTLLWTMDPDPDLQVHDGANPRYADSGDHSDHISHTATGLFTHEAITRWFAGGGGARTSVEAFRGYYVRRWPSNLSPEGRARKQRYKDVYGWADRRPSGDPAGLGDRKVGGDLIGGGNASGTTLRYPGSRSWAGAGAGGRLSAFAVRGGQVVQWQESRPGEFAASRKVPGRRLLPHVDAVPTEDGGWRLFAVRQGLTADPDRHVRDLWTVVLPASGDYRDVKWESLGNPNAHSGRTKVRNIGMPQAVRLPGDRLLVLVRNAGKGLSGRLYDGSSWTPWRDLDGGGTQDGLTATVLDDGSVEVLAAGRAGIARWLVSIPELTAVFSVVPTEAPAGPPTVVRLPDGSRMLFCRCRDSASIVSFRTGDDGRNWDPSTLVDLGGHGGPGPIAARFVPGAGAVLVAVRDDESATSVTWVGLDGRARGPWLREPTPIAGSHALSIDSSGLPLVLAVSAGGGLLRLRLKHSAPSVTSMKEVP